ATACATCATGACATCATCCAACACCGATTCCACCAAAAGCGCCAGCGACCGTTTACTGGGTGCATTGACCAGATTAGAACAAGCGATCGGCGATATTGAAAAAAAATTGTCGACCATTGCATCGGCCAATGACGATAAATTGAAAAATTTGGAAGAACAATTGGGATCGGTAAAGCAGCAATATTCCCAGTTAAACGAGGTGACGCAACAAGTCGCCAATCGTTTGGACGAGAATATGGAAAAACTGCGTAAATTAGCCGCTTAATAAGGACATTTATTATGTCGCAAATTTCAATTCAAATTAACAATGTGCCTTACACCGTCGCCTGCGATGATGGGCAAGAATCCCAGGTTCAGGATTTGGCAAAATATGTGGATGCTAAAATTGTTGAATTGAAAAAATCCCTGGGCCATGTCGGCGAGGCGCGCTTGCTGGTTTTAGCCGCCCTTAAACTTGCCGATGAGCTGGCCGAAGCCTATGCCTATATCGATAAACTGGAAGAACAAAAGGCCGAAACCCTGTCGCCAACCACGGCGCAACTGGCCGTTAGCCAGATTGAAGGGTTGGTATCCTCTATCGAATCTCTTGCATCCAGGCTGCCAAACCACTAAGTTATCAGGTTGGTAAGCGGCCTTTCGCGTTAGGGTGCATGCAACCCACCGGCCGATTAAAACTCTTCGGGAGCTGTCTCTGTCTGGACCGTGGTTCAGGTATATGGTTCCCACCTGGTCTTTTGGGCCATGGCGGAGTTCATCGTCACCCGACGGTCACGGCGGCTTACCAGCTTGGAATCTAAATGACCGATCTTGAATTAACCAAAAAAGCTTTACGCGAAGAAGTTTTAAAAAAGCGCAGTTCCGTGCACAGCATGTCGCGCGAACGCGCGGCGGGTACGATTCGCGATTTATTTTTACAGGCTTTGCCACTGCGCCCAGGTTCGGTCGTCGCTGGATACTGGCCGTTGCCGGGTGAAGTCGATTCCACGCCATTACTAAACGCGCTTGCCGAAAAGAAATTTGAAATCTGTTTACCGGTTGTGGCCGAGCATGACTCCCCGTTGATTTTCCGGCAATGGACGCCGGGAATGAATTTAGGCGAAGGATATGCCGGCACGCGCATACCGCCCGTGGAATCGCCTGTCTTAAAGCCGAATATTTTGGTAGTGCCTTTGGTGGCATTCGACCGCGCCGGATATCGCCTGGGTTATGGCGGCGGATTTTATGATCGCACACTGCATGCGATGCGTGCAGAACGGCAAATTATGGCGGTTGGCCTGGCCTATGCCGTGCAGCAAGTTCCCCTGGTCCCGCACGAAGGCACGGATGAAAAACTGGATTGGGTGGTAACCGAAGAAATGGCGATTGGCTGTAATTAAGCCCTATCGCGCCGCTGAAAAATCCTTATAATCCGCCCTTATGAAAATTCTATTCCTTGGCGATGTGGTCGGCCGGTCCGGCCGCGATGCGGCGATAGGCAATTTAAAAAAATTGCGCGATGAACATACGGCCGATTTTATTATTGTAAACGTGGATAATGCCGCGCATGGATTCGGCATCACCCCCGCCATTGCCGAAGATTTTTTTGCCGCTGGCGCAGATTGCTTGACATTGGGCAATCACGGATTCGATCAAAAAGAAATTTTGGGTGTGCTGGACAAAGAACCGCGTTTAATTCGCGGCAATAATTACCCGCGCGGCACGCCAGGGCGCGGCAATAATATTTTTAATTTAAAGGATGGTCGCAAGATCGCGGTGTTGCACACAATCGGCCGCCTGTTCATGGACGATTTGGATTGCCCATTCCAACGCACCAATGACGATTTACAGAATCTGTCTTTAGGCGGAAATGTACAGGCGATTTTTGTCGATATTCATGCCGAAGCGAGTTCTGAAAAAATGGCATTGGGACATTATCTGGATGGGCGCGTATCCGCCGTCGTTGGCACGCACACCCACATTCCAACGGCGGATTGCATGGTTTTTCCTGGCGGCACCGCGTATCAAACCGATGCCGGCATGTGCGGCGATTACAATTCGGTTATCGGTTTTGTCAAAGACGTGCCGATCCAGCGTTATGTCCGTAAAATGCCCACAATGAAATTGGAACCCGCCCTTGGCCCAGCGCAAGTGCGCGGCTGCATTGTGGAGACCGACGACAAAACCGGCCTGGCGAAATCGATCGCGCCGATTTTTGTCCGGTCATAAAATAACAAAATTTACGGCGGATAAGTTGCGATGGCGACATCGTATGCTTGACCAATACGCAATATAGGCAGAGTATTTTTCTAAGCGATAATAAAGCTTGGAGGGAAAAATGAACTATAAATTGCAGAATTTAGGCGCATTGACCGCTAGTTTAAGCGTTTTAGGCCCGACTATTCCCATTGCATCGGGGGATATTGCCCATAGCAATTTTCGCCTGACACAACCAAATTTTCTAAGCTTGGAACAACAGCCGACCATCGAAACAACGCCTTATGGTATCAGGCGAAATATAAAGGATCTGGTTCCCTTGCCTCCGGCGGCGGGCAAAGCGCAAAAAAATAAAGTCATGGGCGCTGTCTCCGATCATGAGGTTTGGTTTGGCGAGCAAGACGGATATAAAATTGAAGCTGTCAGAATTTATGCGGATCAGGCCGGCAATTGGCTGGGCGATGCGCCGGCACCAGACAACCTTGATATCACTGTATGGAAAACCGGCTTAGTCGGCGGCAAATTAATGTGGCAATTGGTAGTCGATTCCAATGGCATGCAAGATGATGCAACCACCGTACAGGCATTGTATGATTTAAGAACGCGCGTCGATGCGGCTTATCGTCATGGCGACAAAAATGCAGCCAAGCCATTGATGCGGGTATTGTATCTGGAACTTCCGTCGGATAAGCCGGTAAAAAGTTATATGGACATGCCCACTTTTGTTGGCGAAGTATTGGATTGGTCGGCGAATGGTGGCAATACATATTTGAAATCTTTTATAGATTTTCTTGATCAATCTATAAAATTGG
The sequence above is a segment of the Alphaproteobacteria bacterium genome. Coding sequences within it:
- a CDS encoding cell division protein ZapA produces the protein MSQISIQINNVPYTVACDDGQESQVQDLAKYVDAKIVELKKSLGHVGEARLLVLAALKLADELAEAYAYIDKLEEQKAETLSPTTAQLAVSQIEGLVSSIESLASRLPNH
- a CDS encoding 5-formyltetrahydrofolate cyclo-ligase, coding for MTDLELTKKALREEVLKKRSSVHSMSRERAAGTIRDLFLQALPLRPGSVVAGYWPLPGEVDSTPLLNALAEKKFEICLPVVAEHDSPLIFRQWTPGMNLGEGYAGTRIPPVESPVLKPNILVVPLVAFDRAGYRLGYGGGFYDRTLHAMRAERQIMAVGLAYAVQQVPLVPHEGTDEKLDWVVTEEMAIGCN
- a CDS encoding YmdB family metallophosphoesterase translates to MKILFLGDVVGRSGRDAAIGNLKKLRDEHTADFIIVNVDNAAHGFGITPAIAEDFFAAGADCLTLGNHGFDQKEILGVLDKEPRLIRGNNYPRGTPGRGNNIFNLKDGRKIAVLHTIGRLFMDDLDCPFQRTNDDLQNLSLGGNVQAIFVDIHAEASSEKMALGHYLDGRVSAVVGTHTHIPTADCMVFPGGTAYQTDAGMCGDYNSVIGFVKDVPIQRYVRKMPTMKLEPALGPAQVRGCIVETDDKTGLAKSIAPIFVRS